Proteins encoded together in one Undibacterium sp. CCC3.4 window:
- a CDS encoding ATP-binding cassette domain-containing protein, with protein MIEIDDVVKHFRLPAPGVMGWFGRGHAATVAAVNGLSLRAEDGCITGLLGANGAGKTTALRMVAGLLAPDRGTLRVDGLAVCAGQVSTQARLGILSDARGLYPRLSARENIEYYGLLHGMSAAAARRRCEQLAHWLDMGHLLERRCAGFSQGERMKTALARALVHDPHNIILDEPTNGLDVLANRALREFLRWLRAPEGGGKCIIFSTHIMPEVERLCDRVVVIAAGRTVAEGSVAQLLAQAQEADFEDAFVKLAFADTMAERAGGR; from the coding sequence ATGATAGAAATCGATGATGTCGTTAAACACTTTAGGCTGCCGGCCCCTGGTGTGATGGGCTGGTTCGGGCGCGGCCATGCTGCCACGGTCGCGGCCGTCAATGGCCTGAGCCTGCGTGCCGAGGACGGCTGCATCACCGGCTTATTGGGGGCCAATGGTGCCGGCAAAACCACCGCCCTGCGCATGGTGGCCGGTTTGCTGGCACCCGATCGCGGCACGCTGCGCGTCGATGGCCTAGCCGTTTGTGCCGGACAGGTGAGCACGCAAGCGCGGTTAGGAATTTTATCTGACGCCCGCGGTTTGTACCCACGCTTAAGCGCGCGCGAAAACATTGAATACTACGGCTTATTGCATGGCATGTCGGCGGCGGCGGCGCGACGACGCTGTGAGCAACTGGCGCACTGGCTCGATATGGGCCATTTGCTCGAGCGTCGCTGTGCTGGTTTCAGTCAGGGTGAACGCATGAAAACGGCGCTGGCACGCGCCTTAGTGCATGATCCGCACAATATTATTCTCGATGAACCGACCAATGGTCTTGATGTGCTCGCCAATCGTGCTTTGCGCGAATTTTTACGTTGGCTACGTGCGCCCGAAGGCGGTGGAAAATGCATTATTTTTTCTACTCATATCATGCCCGAGGTTGAGCGTTTGTGCGATCGCGTGGTGGTGATTGCCGCCGGTCGCACCGTCGCCGAGGGTAGCGTGGCACAATTACTGGCGCAGGCGCAGGAAGCAGATTTTGAAGATGCCTTCGTCAAGCTGGCGTTCGCCGATACGATGGCCGAGCGCGCGGGGGGACGATGA
- the mutY gene encoding A/G-specific adenine glycosylase — protein MKARIAAVAAAQFTHPEYLDPSFSHALIRWQKSAGRHALPWQQSRAAYRVWLSEIMLQQTQVTAVIPYYQKFLHSFPTVQALAAAPAQAVMEHWSGLGYYTRARNLHQCAKQVVAEYAGEFPADPGLLAQLPGIGRSTAAAITAFSYGTVAAILDGNVKRVFARVFGIAGYPGSKPVETLMWQRAEALLPETEIEAYTQGLMDLGATVCTRSRPQCGICPMQARCVAYAQDRTAELPTRKPKKAQRHKQALMLVMINDRQVLLERRPDSGIWGGLLSLPEFDGMQEHDEATHAAAQLDPALHTLIARFGQAAALRPLPPIEHVFTHFKLHIQPCLVELHQRYHFAGQDQYVWTNLSELATAALPAPIKTLLLSLQHEAEPAGYPS, from the coding sequence ATGAAAGCTCGTATTGCGGCCGTCGCCGCCGCCCAATTCACCCACCCTGAGTATCTCGATCCGAGTTTTTCCCACGCCCTGATAAGGTGGCAAAAAAGCGCCGGTCGGCATGCCTTGCCTTGGCAACAAAGCCGCGCCGCCTACCGCGTTTGGCTGTCAGAAATCATGCTGCAGCAAACCCAGGTGACGGCGGTGATTCCGTATTATCAAAAATTTTTGCACAGCTTTCCCACCGTACAAGCGCTGGCAGCCGCACCGGCGCAAGCGGTGATGGAGCATTGGAGCGGCCTCGGCTACTACACGCGGGCGCGGAATTTACACCAATGCGCCAAACAAGTGGTGGCTGAGTATGCCGGCGAATTTCCAGCCGATCCAGGCTTGCTGGCGCAATTGCCTGGCATCGGTCGCTCGACTGCCGCAGCGATTACGGCATTTTCTTATGGCACCGTGGCGGCTATTCTCGACGGTAATGTGAAGCGGGTGTTTGCCCGAGTGTTTGGTATTGCCGGTTATCCCGGCAGCAAGCCGGTTGAAACCCTGATGTGGCAACGTGCCGAAGCCTTGTTGCCAGAGACTGAAATTGAAGCCTATACGCAAGGCTTGATGGACCTCGGTGCCACCGTCTGCACCCGTAGTCGACCGCAATGTGGGATTTGTCCTATGCAAGCCCGCTGTGTAGCTTATGCGCAAGATCGTACCGCAGAACTGCCGACCAGAAAACCAAAAAAAGCGCAAAGGCACAAGCAAGCCTTGATGCTGGTAATGATCAACGATCGCCAGGTTTTGCTGGAACGCCGCCCTGACAGCGGTATCTGGGGTGGCTTGTTATCGTTGCCGGAATTTGATGGTATGCAGGAACACGATGAGGCTACGCACGCCGCGGCCCAGCTCGACCCGGCCTTACACACGTTGATTGCCCGCTTCGGCCAAGCCGCAGCCTTGCGCCCCTTGCCACCGATAGAGCATGTGTTTACCCATTTCAAATTACACATACAGCCTTGTTTGGTTGAGTTGCACCAACGCTATCATTTTGCCGGACAAGACCAGTATGTGTGGACCAATTTAAGCGAGCTGGCGACGGCGGCCTTGCCGGCACCGATCAAGACACTGTTGTTATCGCTACAGCACGAAGCCGAGCCGGCTGGCTATCCTTCTTAA
- a CDS encoding dynamin family protein, with the protein MSNLVQKFQEYSEWRRGVASTLEQYRAWINGSDLADAAADQRLLRLMERLVDDKLTIAFVAEFSRGKSELINAIFFADYGQRILPSSAGRTTMCPTELLYDDTIPPCIRLLPIETRAQAQSTSEYKGQSHVWTVLPLNIQSGDGMLEAFKQVSLTKKVSVEIAKSYGLFDEEDPDAALEMDSDGLVEISRWRHAIVNFPHPLLKEGLIIVDTPGLNAIGTEPELTLNLIPNAHAVLFILAADTGVTKSDIDVWRNHIGSGPGRMVVLNKIDSMWDELRTPEEIEAQLVRQVSTVAHTLGLGEKQVFPVSAQKGLVAKINKDAPLLAKSRLPTLEYALSKELIPSKQDIIRAQMVAEIHEITHAQQALVAARSRSVVEQMLELTSLRGKNMNVIEHMMRRVDAEKKEFDASLIRMQGTRAVFTRLSTEVYTSLGMDILREEIRKTRSAMENSYLSMGLREAVRQFFAQIKLNLLTSNQKTDEISEMMVVMYRKFSTEHGLALTAPMPFSLDKYIKELEAIEAVYQKQFSTTTMLTNTRVALVHKFFDSVAARVKQNFLQANKDVEAWQKVVMAPLEAQIREHKGQLKNRMQSIQRIHVATDSLEDRIASFVTMQQEVDAQKAQLTLLEENLKNALFADLNKLKIAA; encoded by the coding sequence ATGAGCAATCTGGTTCAAAAATTCCAAGAGTACAGCGAATGGCGCCGAGGTGTCGCCTCCACCCTCGAGCAATATCGTGCCTGGATAAATGGATCGGATTTGGCCGACGCCGCGGCAGACCAACGTCTGTTACGACTCATGGAGCGCTTGGTCGATGATAAACTGACGATTGCCTTTGTCGCCGAGTTTTCGCGCGGCAAATCGGAATTGATCAATGCAATTTTTTTCGCCGACTACGGCCAACGTATTTTGCCCTCTTCGGCCGGTCGCACCACCATGTGCCCGACCGAGTTACTGTACGACGACACGATTCCTCCTTGTATTCGTCTACTGCCGATAGAAACCCGCGCCCAAGCGCAATCGACCAGTGAATACAAAGGCCAAAGTCATGTTTGGACGGTCTTGCCGCTGAATATACAGTCCGGCGATGGTATGCTTGAAGCCTTCAAACAAGTCAGCCTGACCAAAAAGGTCAGTGTCGAAATTGCCAAGTCGTATGGCTTATTCGATGAAGAAGACCCTGATGCCGCGCTGGAGATGGATAGTGATGGCTTGGTTGAAATTTCCCGCTGGCGCCATGCCATCGTCAATTTCCCCCATCCTTTACTCAAAGAGGGCTTGATCATAGTCGATACCCCAGGGCTCAACGCCATCGGTACCGAACCCGAGCTGACCCTCAATCTGATCCCGAATGCCCACGCCGTGTTGTTCATCTTGGCCGCCGATACAGGCGTGACCAAGAGCGATATCGATGTCTGGCGCAATCACATAGGCAGCGGGCCAGGTCGTATGGTGGTGCTCAATAAAATCGACAGCATGTGGGATGAATTGCGCACGCCGGAAGAAATCGAAGCGCAATTGGTACGCCAAGTCAGCACCGTCGCGCACACCTTGGGACTGGGAGAGAAGCAAGTGTTTCCCGTCTCGGCACAAAAAGGCTTGGTGGCAAAAATCAATAAGGATGCACCGCTGCTGGCCAAGAGCCGTTTACCGACGCTGGAATATGCTTTATCGAAGGAATTGATTCCCTCCAAGCAGGACATCATTCGGGCCCAAATGGTTGCGGAAATTCATGAAATCACCCACGCACAGCAAGCGCTGGTCGCGGCGCGCAGTCGCAGCGTGGTCGAGCAAATGTTGGAACTCACGAGTTTGCGCGGCAAAAACATGAATGTGATCGAACACATGATGCGTCGAGTCGATGCCGAGAAAAAAGAATTCGATGCCAGTTTGATACGTATGCAGGGCACCCGTGCCGTGTTTACGCGCTTGTCGACTGAGGTGTATACCAGCTTGGGCATGGATATTTTGCGCGAAGAAATACGCAAAACGCGCTCGGCCATGGAAAACAGTTATTTGTCTATGGGCTTGCGTGAAGCAGTCAGACAATTTTTTGCACAGATTAAGCTTAATTTACTCACCTCAAATCAAAAGACCGATGAAATTTCCGAGATGATGGTCGTCATGTATAGAAAATTTTCCACCGAACATGGCTTGGCACTGACTGCGCCGATGCCATTTTCGCTCGATAAGTACATCAAAGAACTTGAGGCCATCGAAGCTGTTTATCAAAAGCAATTTTCCACTACCACCATGCTGACCAATACACGCGTGGCTTTGGTGCATAAATTTTTTGATTCGGTTGCGGCCCGTGTGAAGCAAAATTTTTTACAAGCCAATAAAGATGTCGAAGCTTGGCAAAAGGTAGTGATGGCACCGCTGGAAGCGCAAATTCGTGAGCATAAGGGGCAATTGAAAAACCGCATGCAATCGATACAGCGCATCCATGTTGCCACCGATAGCTTGGAAGATAGAATTGCCTCATTCGTAACGATGCAGCAAGAAGTCGATGCGCAAAAAGCCCAGCTGACTTTGCTTGAAGAGAATTTAAAAAATGCTTTGTTTGCCGATTTGAATAAGTTGAAGATTGCTGCCTGA
- the hprK gene encoding HPr(Ser) kinase/phosphatase yields the protein MPLNTELTIQKIYDDNRDIMQLGWFAGFAGADKQITGDAASSADQVGHLNLIHPGRIQVLGHQELEYYHRLSNASRANLIRELVSGGPPALIVAQGLDSPPAFLTTCDDNNIPLFSTPYPAAQVIDYLRVYLSKKLAQRITMHGVFMDVLGVGVLITGESGLGKSELGLELISRSHGLVADDAVEFSRIAPNMIEGRCPELLQNLLEVRGLGLLDIKTIFGETAVRRKMRLKLIVHLVRRSTLEENYERLPIDSQSEDVLGLPIRKVVIPVAAGRNIAVLLEAAVRNTILQLRGINTLEDFMERQRRAMEAGD from the coding sequence ATGCCTCTTAATACAGAATTAACGATACAAAAAATCTACGACGACAATCGCGACATCATGCAACTCGGCTGGTTTGCCGGGTTTGCAGGTGCCGATAAACAAATTACCGGCGATGCAGCCTCATCGGCCGATCAAGTCGGCCATCTGAATTTGATCCATCCTGGCCGTATCCAAGTGCTGGGCCATCAAGAACTCGAGTATTACCATCGCCTGTCGAATGCTTCGCGCGCCAATCTGATCCGCGAACTGGTGTCAGGTGGGCCACCAGCCTTGATCGTGGCACAAGGTCTCGATTCGCCACCAGCCTTTTTGACCACCTGCGACGACAATAACATTCCCCTGTTTTCCACGCCCTATCCGGCGGCCCAGGTAATCGATTATTTGCGCGTGTATTTGTCCAAAAAACTGGCCCAACGGATCACCATGCATGGCGTCTTCATGGATGTGCTCGGCGTCGGCGTACTCATCACTGGTGAATCCGGCTTGGGTAAGAGCGAATTGGGGCTGGAACTGATTTCACGCAGTCATGGTTTGGTGGCCGATGATGCCGTCGAATTTTCGCGTATCGCACCGAACATGATAGAAGGACGCTGCCCCGAATTGCTACAGAACTTACTCGAAGTGCGCGGCCTCGGACTGCTCGACATCAAAACCATCTTCGGCGAAACCGCCGTACGGCGCAAGATGCGCTTGAAACTGATCGTCCACTTGGTACGCCGCAGTACCCTGGAAGAAAATTACGAGCGCCTGCCCATCGATTCCCAGAGCGAAGATGTGTTGGGCTTGCCGATTCGTAAAGTTGTCATTCCCGTGGCTGCCGGCCGCAACATCGCGGTGTTGCTGGAAGCGGCGGTACGTAACACCATCTTGCAACTGCGTGGCATCAACACGCTCGAAGATTTCATGGAACGGCAGCGACGTGCCATGGAAGCCGGAGACTAA
- the rapZ gene encoding RNase adapter RapZ, translated as MQILLISGISGSGKSVALNVLEDAGYYCVDNLPPTLLPQLILTLSQEAHPQAAIAIDTRSAHLLTEMPAMIQSLRAEGHDVRVLFFTANSDSLVARFSETRRSHPLSHRLGIDESGTLHMSLTECIEEEREILAGLQALGHVIDTTDLSANQLRSWIKQLIHIRHAPLTLMFESFAFKRGVPLDADLVFDVRMLPNPHYDLKLRALTGRDAPVVAFLEQQKMALEMYEDILSFLTKWIPAFKADNRSYLTIAIGCTGGQHRSVYMVEKLSAFFRPTEQVLVRHRRLQ; from the coding sequence ATGCAAATTCTGCTCATTTCCGGCATTTCCGGTTCCGGTAAATCAGTCGCCCTCAATGTGCTCGAAGATGCAGGATATTACTGCGTCGACAATCTGCCGCCGACCTTGCTGCCGCAATTGATACTCACGCTCAGCCAAGAAGCGCACCCACAAGCGGCGATTGCCATCGATACCCGCAGCGCCCACTTGCTGACCGAGATGCCGGCGATGATACAGTCGCTGCGCGCCGAGGGCCACGATGTGCGGGTGTTATTTTTTACTGCCAACAGCGACTCCTTGGTGGCGCGTTTTTCCGAAACGCGTCGCAGCCACCCGCTCTCACATCGACTCGGCATCGATGAAAGCGGCACGCTGCACATGAGCCTGACCGAATGTATTGAAGAAGAACGAGAAATTTTGGCCGGTCTTCAAGCATTGGGGCATGTCATCGATACCACCGATCTGAGCGCCAACCAGTTACGTTCCTGGATCAAGCAATTAATCCATATCCGTCACGCGCCGCTGACACTGATGTTCGAATCGTTCGCCTTCAAACGCGGCGTACCGCTCGATGCTGATCTGGTATTCGATGTCAGAATGCTGCCCAATCCGCATTACGATCTGAAACTGCGTGCGCTCACCGGACGCGATGCACCGGTAGTGGCCTTTCTCGAACAACAGAAGATGGCACTCGAGATGTATGAAGATATTCTCAGTTTTCTCACCAAATGGATACCGGCCTTCAAGGCCGATAACCGCAGTTATTTAACCATTGCCATCGGCTGCACCGGCGGACAGCATCGCTCGGTGTATATGGTGGAAAAACTCAGTGCTTTTTTCCGACCGACCGAGCAGGTATTGGTGCGGCACCGACGCTTACAGTAA
- a CDS encoding ShlB/FhaC/HecB family hemolysin secretion/activation protein encodes MLMRDALFETDDFSQLFKVPVDMTSKYICVCLFSVIVFTASAGATETPTVRFDTVKTEVEQGVDETVVKRALALSATTKGTSMDDVERARLALQHALDQLAENHFLVTVPAQTISQNTVTLHVSVRKMPLLKALNVTDAAGFTADNIRRSIPSLQVGQPVDLDLLDRQLRLAQTNPSKDLNAKLIPQSDGLSADISTSTARADKGYVTVDNFGTIPGYDQVARINLGYLHGNLSGRDDVLKLNILGQQEASAISTGYTLPLYANAQSIEFYGAYSKSNPGNVDVFHISGAGHNLGLRWNYVLPRFGSSDAFTVSAGYRYSHYDNDVTFNYDSSQTALVPSVSTSLITLGVNGLLNLNVTTSLSADVVLSHNFSGQLASDNSAALGKSRVGAEGNYTLLNYSFSLHTSVADWLLQSNISGQSANRPLVSGEQVYIAGPNAVRGFKNGLLGGDSGVTGRVELITPNLSTDMLALRLYSFYDAGHVARKAAQSGEIASANLSSIGVGMKMQWKFLNADIYYAQKSAGRSYDTTARAGGMWASVGGIF; translated from the coding sequence ATGCTGATGCGAGATGCCTTGTTTGAAACCGACGATTTTTCTCAATTATTTAAAGTTCCTGTGGATATGACCTCAAAATACATTTGTGTTTGCTTGTTCTCTGTCATCGTCTTCACGGCATCTGCCGGTGCGACCGAAACCCCTACTGTGCGCTTTGATACGGTGAAAACCGAAGTTGAGCAAGGAGTTGATGAAACTGTGGTCAAGCGCGCGCTGGCTCTGAGCGCAACAACTAAGGGTACGAGTATGGATGATGTTGAGCGCGCCCGTTTGGCTTTGCAGCATGCGCTAGATCAACTGGCAGAAAACCATTTTCTAGTGACTGTTCCAGCGCAAACGATCAGCCAAAATACGGTCACATTGCATGTTTCAGTACGCAAAATGCCGCTCTTGAAAGCACTGAATGTTACGGACGCAGCTGGCTTTACTGCCGATAATATTCGGCGTTCTATTCCTAGCCTCCAAGTTGGGCAGCCGGTTGATTTGGATTTGCTGGATCGTCAGTTGCGGTTGGCTCAAACTAATCCCAGCAAAGACTTGAATGCGAAATTAATACCGCAATCAGATGGTTTATCGGCCGACATCAGTACCAGCACCGCTCGTGCCGATAAGGGCTACGTAACGGTTGATAATTTCGGCACCATACCTGGTTATGACCAGGTGGCGCGTATAAATCTCGGTTACTTGCATGGTAATCTCAGCGGCCGTGATGATGTGCTGAAACTGAATATTTTAGGCCAACAGGAAGCGAGCGCGATTTCTACCGGCTATACCCTGCCTTTGTATGCCAATGCACAAAGTATCGAGTTTTACGGTGCTTACAGTAAATCCAATCCTGGCAATGTTGATGTGTTTCATATCAGTGGTGCCGGTCATAATTTGGGCTTGCGTTGGAATTATGTCTTGCCACGATTTGGTAGCAGCGATGCCTTCACAGTGAGCGCCGGTTATCGTTACAGTCACTATGATAACGACGTGACGTTCAATTACGATAGCAGCCAAACAGCCTTGGTGCCGAGTGTCAGTACTTCACTCATCACACTCGGCGTGAATGGATTACTCAATCTGAATGTGACGACTAGCTTGTCGGCCGATGTGGTGCTCAGCCATAACTTTTCCGGGCAATTAGCCTCAGATAATTCGGCTGCACTAGGAAAAAGTCGTGTTGGAGCAGAGGGGAATTACACTCTGCTGAACTATAGTTTCAGTCTGCATACCAGCGTGGCGGACTGGCTGTTGCAGAGTAATATATCCGGCCAATCAGCTAATCGCCCTTTGGTTTCGGGCGAACAAGTGTATATTGCAGGCCCGAATGCGGTGCGTGGTTTTAAGAATGGTCTGCTCGGGGGGGATAGTGGTGTGACGGGCCGCGTTGAGTTAATCACCCCGAATTTAAGTACTGACATGCTGGCGCTGCGACTCTACAGCTTTTACGATGCCGGCCATGTTGCGCGTAAAGCGGCACAGAGTGGAGAAATTGCCAGCGCCAATCTGAGCTCGATTGGCGTGGGCATGAAAATGCAGTGGAAATTTTTGAATGCGGATATTTATTATGCACAAAAATCAGCGGGCCGAAGCTATGACACGACGGCCCGTGCCGGTGGGATGTGGGCCAGTGTCGGTGGCATATTTTAA
- a CDS encoding ABC transporter permease, with the protein MKRSLIIVRKELLDALRDRRTLLTALLSSMLAVPLLLLIFSVLLAQMESQDERRSVLVVGIAAAPELENFILRNAYQIVPAPADYVAKSRSKELDAPVLIIPADFSKKLAAGEKVSLEIAYDSGNRPAQFGVRALRRLLTAYAQETTLRLLSLRGVSTELLQMVEIRERNVQAAESRKGSLTEMLPMMVMMAIVISGMVAAIDSTAGERERGSLEPLMMNPLSGTQLALGKWGAVTLLSWTVASLTIASFFPAQWLLRSDTLRAEFQFGPADAGNFLLILLPLAALVAALQIAIALDCKTYKEAQVRNQLVTILIPLVSLLPVLFPGREPTWFQWLPVLAQNQMMNQVLKGQPPTLAALLAAALVCAVLTLLVLYRIARKMRRVVLEG; encoded by the coding sequence ATGAAACGCAGCCTGATTATCGTGCGCAAAGAATTGCTCGATGCGCTGCGTGACCGCCGCACTTTGTTGACCGCACTGCTCAGTTCCATGTTGGCCGTGCCTTTATTGTTATTGATTTTTTCAGTTCTGCTGGCCCAAATGGAAAGCCAAGACGAGCGTCGCAGTGTGCTGGTAGTTGGTATCGCAGCGGCACCCGAATTGGAAAATTTCATCTTACGCAATGCTTATCAAATTGTGCCGGCACCGGCCGATTATGTCGCTAAATCGCGCAGTAAAGAACTCGACGCGCCGGTCTTAATCATACCGGCCGATTTTTCAAAAAAACTCGCCGCCGGTGAAAAAGTCAGTTTGGAAATTGCCTATGACAGCGGCAACCGCCCGGCCCAGTTCGGAGTCCGCGCACTGCGCCGCTTGTTGACTGCCTATGCGCAGGAAACCACGCTGCGTTTGCTGAGCCTGCGTGGCGTATCGACAGAATTGCTGCAGATGGTAGAGATCCGCGAACGCAATGTGCAGGCGGCCGAAAGCCGCAAAGGCAGCTTGACCGAAATGTTGCCGATGATGGTCATGATGGCCATCGTCATCAGTGGCATGGTCGCTGCCATCGATAGCACGGCCGGCGAACGCGAGCGCGGTTCACTCGAACCCTTGATGATGAATCCCTTGAGCGGTACGCAATTGGCGCTCGGTAAATGGGGCGCGGTGACACTGCTGAGTTGGACTGTGGCAAGCTTAACAATCGCCAGTTTTTTTCCGGCGCAGTGGCTGCTGCGCAGTGATACCCTGCGTGCCGAGTTCCAGTTCGGTCCAGCTGATGCGGGGAATTTTTTATTAATCCTGCTGCCGCTGGCGGCCTTAGTGGCGGCACTACAAATTGCGATTGCACTCGACTGTAAAACTTACAAGGAAGCGCAAGTCAGAAATCAGCTCGTGACGATCTTGATACCCTTGGTCAGTTTACTGCCTGTGCTGTTCCCCGGCCGCGAACCGACTTGGTTTCAATGGCTGCCGGTGCTGGCGCAAAACCAAATGATGAACCAAGTGCTGAAGGGACAGCCACCCACACTGGCGGCGTTGCTGGCGGCCGCCTTGGTGTGCGCGGTGCTGACGCTGTTGGTGTTGTATCGCATCGCGCGTAAGATGCGCCGGGTCGTGTTGGAAGGCTGA
- a CDS encoding PTS sugar transporter subunit IIA: MTNIAKILPLANVLLDLEISSKKRAFEQAGLLFENNCSIARSTVSENLFARERLGSTGLGHGVAVPHGRIKGLKAPIAALIRLKEAIPFESPDGQPVSLLIFLLMPDNVTQQHLEILSEIAEMLSNENFRNELNSEPDATMIYEKILAWRPDLLPSS; this comes from the coding sequence ATGACGAATATTGCAAAAATTCTGCCCCTTGCCAACGTCCTTCTGGACTTGGAAATCTCGAGTAAAAAACGGGCCTTCGAGCAAGCTGGTTTATTATTTGAAAATAATTGCAGCATCGCCCGCTCGACAGTGTCGGAAAATCTGTTCGCCCGCGAGCGCCTCGGTTCGACCGGACTCGGCCACGGCGTAGCCGTGCCGCATGGTCGTATCAAGGGCCTCAAAGCACCGATTGCCGCTCTGATCCGCCTTAAGGAAGCGATTCCATTTGAATCACCAGACGGCCAACCGGTCAGTTTGCTGATTTTTTTGCTGATGCCAGACAATGTCACCCAGCAACATCTGGAAATTCTGTCAGAAATAGCAGAAATGCTGTCGAATGAAAACTTCCGCAATGAATTGAACTCCGAACCCGATGCCACGATGATTTATGAAAAAATCCTCGCTTGGCGCCCTGACCTGTTGCCTTCATCCTGA
- a CDS encoding alpha/beta hydrolase yields the protein MSLRHLLVVLLFACAGLPVQAGTVLRACRLPDFPQEVRCGQIERALDPAAPQGKKITVHYVVLPSQDKNKLSDAVFLLAGGPGQSAIALAATAQALLGRLNQRRDLVFIDQRGTGRSAPLNCPSSAGDAGLASLPQSLAQARSCLQQLQSLPYGDLRFFSTSIAVQDIEAVRLQLSYPRINVLGISYGSRVGLEYQRQFPQALRRLVLDGVVAPSLGLPNQDAQVALDAVFADCAKQAACGASYPDLPRRWKELLNSLPRPIRLTHPRLGTPLQLTMRREILLNLVQTSLYQAEQAAALPYLISAAWRGDFAPLITVSAATNAATAGAIADGMHFSVWCSEAYARPLAAPQDDFDANTRQFYDQVCRDWPRANIPAGFFTLPAAASPVLLLSGGIDPVTPIRHGAAVSAALGPLALHLTLEHAGHGMLAQGCVRELVFHFIDAATAAAALELGTGCLRPIPRALAWQPLTPAGLP from the coding sequence GTGTCCTTGCGCCACCTGCTCGTCGTCTTGTTATTCGCCTGTGCTGGCTTGCCGGTGCAGGCTGGCACGGTGCTGCGCGCCTGTCGCTTGCCCGATTTTCCGCAAGAAGTACGCTGCGGTCAGATTGAGCGTGCGCTCGACCCAGCTGCGCCGCAGGGCAAGAAAATCACCGTGCACTACGTGGTGCTGCCCTCGCAAGATAAAAATAAACTCAGCGATGCCGTGTTTCTGCTGGCCGGTGGGCCAGGTCAGAGTGCCATCGCGCTGGCAGCCACTGCTCAGGCCTTGTTGGGTCGGCTCAATCAGCGTCGTGACTTGGTGTTCATCGATCAGCGTGGCACTGGCCGCAGCGCGCCGCTGAATTGTCCGAGCTCGGCAGGCGATGCCGGCTTGGCCAGTTTGCCGCAAAGCTTGGCGCAAGCGCGATCCTGCCTGCAACAATTGCAAAGCTTGCCGTATGGCGATTTGCGTTTTTTCAGCACCAGCATTGCCGTGCAAGATATCGAGGCGGTGCGCTTGCAATTAAGCTATCCGCGTATCAATGTGCTCGGTATCTCTTACGGTAGCCGGGTCGGTTTGGAATACCAGCGCCAATTCCCGCAGGCGCTGCGGCGTTTGGTGCTCGATGGCGTGGTAGCACCGAGCTTGGGCTTGCCGAATCAGGATGCGCAAGTGGCGCTCGATGCCGTGTTTGCCGATTGCGCTAAACAAGCAGCCTGTGGTGCCAGCTATCCGGACTTGCCGCGGCGCTGGAAAGAATTGCTCAATAGCTTGCCCCGTCCGATACGCCTGACCCATCCCCGCCTGGGCACCCCCCTGCAGTTGACGATGCGGCGAGAAATCTTGCTCAATCTGGTACAAACCAGTTTGTACCAAGCCGAGCAGGCGGCCGCCTTACCGTATTTAATCAGTGCCGCGTGGCGCGGTGACTTCGCCCCGCTCATCACCGTCAGTGCCGCCACCAATGCCGCAACTGCCGGCGCAATCGCCGACGGCATGCACTTCTCAGTTTGGTGTAGCGAAGCCTATGCGCGCCCCTTGGCCGCACCGCAGGATGACTTCGATGCCAATACTCGGCAGTTTTACGATCAAGTCTGCCGCGACTGGCCGCGTGCCAACATCCCGGCAGGTTTTTTTACACTGCCTGCGGCCGCCTCACCGGTATTGCTACTGAGCGGCGGCATCGATCCGGTCACGCCGATACGGCATGGTGCCGCGGTCAGCGCGGCACTCGGCCCACTCGCCTTGCATCTGACACTAGAGCATGCCGGCCACGGCATGCTGGCACAAGGCTGTGTGCGTGAGCTGGTATTTCATTTCATCGATGCCGCCACGGCTGCCGCTGCCCTTGAACTTGGTACCGGCTGCCTGCGGCCGATTCCGCGCGCGCTGGCGTGGCAGCCGCTGACACCGGCGGGTTTGCCATGA